The proteins below come from a single Papaver somniferum cultivar HN1 chromosome 11, ASM357369v1, whole genome shotgun sequence genomic window:
- the LOC113322713 gene encoding bifunctional protein STORR-like translates to MSCLMMKKSFHIFYDQATSIFTLLLAFLVTFSTIIIYYVQKKRDLKHNVTSSSSSAITTTPLLPEASGSWPVIGHLLLFMGEHQLTHVTLGNMADKYGPIFSVRLGSHRTLVVSSWDMVKECFTGMTDKLFSNRPVSLATKIMMYDTESYVFAPYGKYWRELRKISTHRLLSHQQLEKSKYMRVSEVDNAFKKLHESCSNNKQGGDTASATTLVRMDDWLAYLTFNVVGRIVGGFQSNAVTTGTTSSQEKFKLALTK, encoded by the exons ATGtcgtgtttgatgatgaagaaatcttTCCACATTTTTTATGATCAAGCAACTTCGATTTTCACTCTTCTACTAGCTTTTCTAGTGACATTTTCAACTATTATCATCTACTATGTACAGAAGAAGAGGGACTTGAAGCACAATGTAACCTCATCGTCAAGTAGTGCAATTACCACGACTCCTTTATTACCAGAAGCATCGGGTTCATGGCCAGTGATCGgacatcttcttcttttcatggGAGAACATCAATTAACTCATGTAACTCTTGGTAATATGGCCGACAAATATGGACCTATTTTTAGTGTACGACTCGGTAGTCACAGAACTCTAGTTGTTAGTAGCTGGGATATGGTAAAAGAGTGTTTTACAGGTATGACCGACAAGTTGTTCTCGAATCGTCCTGTCTCTTTAGCGACTAAAATTATGATGTATGACACTGAATCTTATGTTTTTGCACCTTATGGAAAATATTGGAGAGAGTTGCGAAAGATATCTACACATAGACTCCTTTCTCATCAGCAATTAGAAAAGTCGAAATATATGCGAGTTTCTGAAGTTGATAACGCCTTTAAAAAGCTTCATGAGTCATGCAGCAACAACAAACAGGGAGGTGACACTGCTTCTGCAACTACTCTTGTGAGAATGGATGATTGGTTAGCATACTTGACTTTTAACGTAGTAGGGAGGATCGTCGGCGGATTCCAATCAAATGCGGTGACCACAG GTACCACAAGCAGCCAGGAAAAGTTCAAGCTTGCATTAACAAAATAG